The nucleotide window aatactaatgttattcataattaattaaaaaaaataacattacaATTAACCTACAATACTTGTGATGCACACACACTTTGATGAAATTAGGTAATGTTAAATTGGTCCTTTATAAAGAGAATTCTCAATCCCACTTAAATAAGGAAttcccaaaacccatttaAATAAAGAGAACTCCCaattaaaatccaaattaaGTAAGGAATTATAGAAGCCATTTGAAAAGCCCACGAAATGGCCCAGCagtttccctttcttttcctttttttttttttttggtttcaaaaAACCTTGGTCCAAAATGACGTTGTTTTGGCTAggctttgttaaaaaaaaaaaaaaagctcacGCGCTGCGAGCAGCACACAGTAGCAGCAGCAACGCAACCCCAGTTGGTTTGTGCATTTCGTCGAGCAGGTTGTGTGCGTCTCTAGTCTAAATTCCAGCAGCTCTAATGGAGTTTTTCGGCGACTGGAGATGCAggtgcacctccttgcgctTGCACAGGTCCACCACTGGCCGCATGTCTACAAACTCGTATCGAGAGCTCTACACAATGGTGCCACTCACCTCTCCAAAATCTTTCCGGATCAAAAAGTGTCAAAATTACCTCTATTCTCAAGAgcaaaattggaaattcaaatttaatttaattaatttaattcacGAAGGATTATATTTTGGGTCGGGATGTTACAGTGCTAGACATCACATCATGAAGGCATGCCTCAAGGCAAAGACAGTTGGAAGGCTGGTGTTTACATCCTCAGCAGGAACCGTGAATGTCGAAGAGCACAAGAAGCCAATTGGAGCGATGCTGAATTTTGCCGCTCTGTCAAAATGACTGGTTGGGTAAGCAATTAAACACATGAAGGGATTGAAATGGGATTTTAGGTGGAAATCAAAACACCCAAAAACAGACATAGAGAATCATCAATTTAGAGGCATGAAACAATCATCAAGTAACCAAATTTCATTCCAAGAAAGGGTAACAAACCTATTGCTATTGGTTGAGTGCTTGAGTTTGATTTGCAAGAAACAACAGAGAAAATAAACTTTgagagctgagagagagagagagagagagagagagagagagagagagagagagctgagagagaAAAGGGATATAGTATTTTCCTcaattttccttgttttttgtttgttaatgGTAGATATATTCATACATGCAATGTATGATTAATTTGAAAGTAGGTACTGGAGTCAAAGTTCAAAGATATACTACTTCTCTCCAAACTTGTGGTGGGTCTTTCACTCCTCTAATTTTATCTAACAAATTATCAGCTTAAATAAGTCaaaattattaaagaaaataacaaagaaaaatataaacgaAGTTTCTATTCTTTGACAACAAAAATATCTAGAATCAGAGGTCGTGATTCAATTCTAAGATTCTGTAATTGTTGACCTGACTCAGTCCATATGCCGTGATTTTCCATATTCTAAGattctaaattatataatttcaaaataggGTAGAGTACGACGTATGTACATATACACTACGAGACAGGGGTACCAACAATTTGCATAAATTAATTCAAACTAATGGTTctgaacaaataaataaacatgcatagaacaaatatgaatttcagtaaaagtaaaaagtaACAAACTAGATAAATAGATTATTAGTTGAGGTTTGCAAATCCAAGAGTTAGAATATCTCTAtatgggagattcactattataccaaaTATAGGAgcctaaattataaataaaaaaaactatatatgaaatggactttagaaacacacccaaagctcatttacaacataacaaaaaggcttttaacttcttttaaattacaaaactgtcattgatttcttaaaacaaaactaaccccaaaatctcataaaaaacaccaaaacactcaatagggcatcaaagtaatttaataatcaaaattaaattcaatagggccagCAGTCATTTTTTAggttgtttttgggtttgtttatagaaattaaatggtgtagggtttatctatattattagtgctaagaataagtatatgactaaatatctctatacTCTATGCTTGAAGGGATCCCAAGTGAACAATTCAAAGTAAGACCTTTTCTAGTCTTTTGGACTGGTATGAAGGGAAACTACTAAGACATAACCATGAAATTAAAGGGGTACTGCTCACATTACCAATTCCAATCTTCAGGTGCTGTGCTAGTATAAACAAGTCAACAGAAGTTAAACACtactcaaatatatatatatatatatataaatattgatTATGAAGCAAAAGAGGAGAAAATGATCAAAGTACATTGATTAATTCCTAATGTTGACCTAAGaccaaagaagaggaaggaaggaataatatttttgttgaccgagtaaaaaaatatgacaGAATTCTTGTGCATATAAATAGAAAGAGAGATACTTGCAGACattcttaaaaaatatatgagttCGAGTCCTAACATCTGTGTTATGTGTGtaagtttagtatattatcgccCCTCTCAATTGGAAAGGTCCTCCAAAAAAATGTCTGGGTTTGctcctcttttttatttcttgatcACAGTTTTAATGTTGAGGGAAGGAATGGCATTTGGAAGAGCCAATAAACCAGAGAATGAACCCAGAATGGGCATAATAGGTGCAATTATAGATAACAGTTCAAGAATTGgcaaagaagagagagtggCAATTGAAATGGCAGTTGATGATTTTCATGCCACTGGAAATCAGAGATTGGCTCTGCACATAAGAAACTCTCAGAGGGAGGACCCCTTGCAGGCAGCACTTGCAGGTAGGCGTTTTCCcttcctaattaattaagctaTATGTCTATGGTTTAAGCATaagttttatatatgtttatcaGTCTAACTATCTGGTAATTATAAATTCAGTCCATTTTTTTATGtctgcattttatttttccctctTATTtggtcttttaaattttttggcttgaaaaattcataataagGTAAATAGTCGACTGCTATAGCTTCTGTAAGTGCTTTTCTCCAAGGCAATATTTATAATGAAAAGCATCTTACATTTCCAATGCCATTGCACTTATCAAATCTGCAGCTAGAGATCTTATAGATGGGCAGCAAGTGCAAGCCATTCTAGGACCACATACATGGGAAGAGACATCATTAGTAGTTAAGGTTGGCAGTGAGACTCATACCCCAATTGTCTCTTTTGCTGAGGCTACTCCAAAGTGGGCGACTGAGCTGTGGCCTTTTCTAGTTCAAGCTTCTCGTGACCGGTTGAAACAAATGGAAGCAATAGCTGATATAGTTCAGTCTTGGGAATGGCATCGAGTCACTGTAATTTACCAAGACAGAGATTCTTTGGCCAATGAAGTTTTACCTCATCTCTCTTATGCCTTGAGACAAGTTGGTGCAGAAATTAGCCATCTTGTAGCTCTCCAaccttttgcttcttcttcattaaTAGAAGAGCTTGAGAAGATTCAAAAAGACCAATGTAGAGTCTTTGTTGTGCATTTGTCTGTGCCATTGGCGGCACAACTTTTtgaaaaggcaaaagaaatgaagatgATGGAAAAGGATTATGTATGGATCACCACTGATCCTATAACAAGCCTTGTCAACTCCTTTAATGCCTCCAGCATCTCCTCAATGCAAGGGATCATCGGAGTCAAGAGCTACTTCCCCGAAAGTGGAAACCAATTTCAGGATTTTTATCATACGTTTTGTAGAAGGTTTAGATCAGAACATCCTGAAGAGGGTAACAATGAGCCTGGCATCTTTGCTGCTCAGGCTTACGATGCTGCAAGGGCAGTGGCTCTAGCTTCGACAGAAGGCAGCAAAGGGAGGAAACTGTTAGCAAAACTTTTGAGAAGTGATTTTCATGGCTTAAGTGGAAGAATCAAGTTCACTGAACAAAACTTAGCTCCACAACATGTatttcaaatcatcaatgtgGTGGGAAGGAGTTACAGAGAACTAGGATACTGGTCAGATGGAACAAGATTCTCGAAGACTATTGGTGAAGTTGCTATTAACTACCCTTCTATGAAAGATTTGGGGCCAGTGGTTTGGCCAGGAGAGCCTTGGTATACTCCAAAAGGGTGGACTGTACCAATACAAGCAACCACGCTGAGAATTGGCGTGCCAAACGGATCAACATTCAAAGAGTATGTAAATGTGGAAAAAGATTCATTTAGGAATAACTTATCTTTCACTGGACTTGCAATAGATCTCTTCAAAGCGACCCTAGAGGAGCTGCCTTACCATTTGCCGTATGAGTTATGTCCTTTCAATGGCGGATATGATTCTTTAGTGGAGCAAATCCATTTACATGTAAGAGATTTACTTACTTTCTAGTCTCTTaacttgattaattagttCCAAACTGCACATTTATATTTCAAGCACTAAGACTAATCTATGTTGACTTGGAACTGTCCATGCATTGGATCAGAAATTTGATGCTGTAGTTGGTGATGTAGCAATCGTGTCCCAGCGGTATGAGCATGCAGAATTCACACACCCCTATACCGAAGCAGGATTGGTAATGATAGTTCCAGTCATGTCCAAAACATGCAATAAAGCATGGTTATTCATGAGGCCTTTCACAAAACCCATGTGGGTACTCATAGGAGCCATCAATGTCTACAATGGCTTTGTTGTATGGTTGATAGAACGAAACCACTGCTCCGAACTCAAAGGTTCTGTGCTAAATCAAATAGGAAGCTTGATTTGGCTATCCTTCACCACTCTCTTCTCTTTACATGGTAATCAATataaaagttcaatttcaaattttttcctttgaaaATTGGATTAGATTATATATGTACCTAATATCATTTACTCCATTTGACTGAGCAAAGGAGGTAAGCTGCATAGCAATTTGTCACGGATGACAATGGTTGTCTGGCTATTTATGGCACTAATCATCACACAGACATATACGGCTAACCTTGCGAGCATGCTCACTGTCCAGCAGCTTGAACCCACCATAACAGATGTTGACGCTTTGCGGCAAAGCAATGCCATGGTTGGTTATTGTAAGGGTTCCTTTGTTTCAGCCTATCTAAGGGAAGTCTTGGGCATCCACAACATTAAGCAGTTTGACTCCGTAGAAGAATATGCTGAAGCCCTCAAAAGCGAAGTAATTGCTGCTGCTTTTATTGAAGCCCCTCTGGCCAAAATTTTCCTTCGAAAGTACTGCAAAGTCTTCATGGAAGCTGGACCAACATTCAAAGTTGGAGGATTTGGATTTGTAATGCTCTAGCCTCTCGCGAAGTTAATCTCCTTACTCTTCaattaaactattatttaaGTAAGAGATTGTGATAAACTTTTATGTCACAGGTATTTCCAAGAGGCTCTCCATTGGTTCCTGAGGTAACTGAAGCAATGCTAAAGGTAACCGAAAGTGGTAAGCTTCGAGATTTAGAGAACAGCATGCTGGCCTCTCTGAAGTGCTTGGACTTGGATGCACAAAAAGACAATGGTGATCAGAGTCTAAGCCCCAACAGCTTTTGGGTACTATTCGTATTCACGGGAGGGACATCAACAACTGCTCTTGTGGTTTACACTTTTTTCATTCATAAATCAGTGGCTGAATGCAAAACCAACTGGACGATCATGTTAGCCGCAATGAAAAAATGGGGCAATCCAAACAGGAGGTTCTCCAGAAGAGACAGTGATACCAATGCAGAAAGTCCTGCAATTGCTCCGAATGCCAGTGCCTTGCAGGCTCAAGTCTAAACATTAAAGAACATTGGACACAAAAGCAGCTAACCAAAAAGATTTTTTCCACTTACATTACGATAGATGACATAGAGTATAAGTCTTACCATATTGTACAAAGGGAAGCACAGTAAAGAGGGCAATAAACCACGGTATCAAATACATAGAATTGGCCAACTGTTCGATCGGTTAGGACCATTACCTGCCAGTGAGGGTTATTTGGAACCGCTGGCTCATCATTCAATACCATAACTTTAAACACTGTAACATAGTTCCGCCAAAAGAAAGAATCTTCAGTTAAGACTATAATTTGTGTATCTTCTATTGTTTTACAATTCCGGTCAGTTGTGTTATGCTTCAAACTGGTTGCAGAATTGTTACTTTAGAGGTCTGATTCTGAAACATTGTACAGACTGTTAAAAGTTACGCTCGCATCCAAATCTCAAGCACCAGGAGAGGACtctcatcattttcttcaccATGGCCTCATCATCATTTGAATTTACTTCATCATAGTAAATTCTACTAGgatgaagtaaaaaaaaattggtgccAACACTTACATTTGCAAGAATGTTAAGCTTGTGCCACTGCCTCAAGTACTAGAACACCAAAGCTAAAAGCATTAGATTTCAATGAGAAGATCCCATCAATTTCATATTACGGAGACATGTAACCGCTGCAAAAGCGCTTCATGAATTGAGGAAATTGTTGTCAATTGAAGTGGTGTAGTAATCTATAAgctgtatattttatatatatggccCTTACAATATCCCAATCACTCTATTTGCATTTGCTTCAGTTTCATCTCCTCCGAAATTCAAAACTTTGAATTCATTGTGTAATATCTAGCAATACATATCTACCGTTTAGATCATCACAGTGAATAATCCTCAGCCCAGACATATTTTTATGAAGATAAAGTAACCTTCTAGCAATCCCATCGTTAACGTGAAAGCACTTAGGCCAATCAAGAATTATTTATGCCGTTGCTAAATTTCTAATGACATGCACGTACAAATTCATTATTTGCTAAGGACTTTCTTGTGCAAAATTGAgttcatttggtggattttggaACACTCATCTAGAAAATCTGGATATGGTGGCTTGACTATTCAACTTGAACTTAAATGGACACAAGGTATGAGACCAGTTCTGATTGAGACCAAATGAACCAATATTCAAACCCTGCACCAATATGGTCCCCACCTAGGAGAGAAAAAACCCAATGGACCTCTAGGTGTGGGGTTCTATCACAAAAGGCCTTAAGGCAATTAGAAGTGGACCGCCTGTATTTAAACGGTAGATTATTATTGTATTATCCGATGTGGGATTTACACATCATGACTTGTATGAGCCACATACACCAACAGACCATCCCctaaaaatccaaaaagaaCTCAAAACTGTTaggaaaaaacaataaatatctTATATTATAGGATCACTATATTAATGCGCGATTATGAAATGTAGAAACAGTAGCAAAATACGAAAATTGTATAAATTAAATACAGAATACTGACTTTTATTGAAGATAGAGGCTTGAAGATTCGCAATGTCCTAAAGATAGAATTTCGCCTCTCTTCAGTGCTTGAAGTTCAACAGACGTCTATCTCACAGGACTTGTGGTTTTATAACACAATTGCACCCCTTCAAAATAGCAGTTAGTATCAGTTATACCTGTTCAAATTCAAACGAAAAGATAAGActtttggtttgaatttaacttctgctaaaagaaattcaaaaaataaaatattttattttattttcgagCTGGgtgtatttcttttatttttcagagaccccaaggcccaagtcttgattatttaaatattattattaatcaagCAAGCCAACCATGTATAACCTTCACTACCAAACCCATTAGCCCACCAACCTTTTGTTTCCTCCAATGTGAGACATTTGCtttcaaacttccaacaaaaacaactcttaatttaattattctcAAATTTGACCGAAAAAGTTAATCACTTCCTTAGTCAAATTTGAGGAAAGTAATTAGGATAATCAAACATTCTTCAACGCATTCCATCATTCAAGACTCTGCAGAATGAGGAATTAATCTAATGTTTTCTCTAATTGCTAGAACTGATGACTCAGAATAATTCAAAGACCATTGTTTTCAAAACTTTAGATCAATCAACACGTATAGACCATAGACTGCAATGTGCAGAGTCTGCAGACCAACATTAATTCCCATATAATTAAACATGGTCTTGATATGTAACGTAAGCTTTCACCTTGTCTTCATAAAACAGTCCAAATAACATGAAGTTAAATGGCAAAGGCAACGCTCCTTgtttaaacataaaaaagaatatgaaCATGTCAAAGTagcatttaattaattttcatgTACTTAAGTGGATGGTGAACGAGAgatatattaatatgtatatatgaatCTTACTAGGAAATTGATCAAGTGGATCGTTACACGTTTCGCCCTACTATGGATGATCGGTGTTGACTTGCTTGGAATCTAAGTAATGAAGACAATGTCAACATGAATGCAGTTAACAATTACTGAAAGATGTCTTGAAAGATGTCTCAAGTACGAATCCTCATCCCCAattgatttataaaaaataaaaataaaaaaacatttaccGATAATCCCCGTCATGATATGCATTGGATGCTATACATTTTTCTGTctcatttcctcttcttttaccatcacatttttgtttttatcttgtTCATGCCAATGCCATGACCAGATCGTAAACAATAACCTGAACACCATACATTCTGCAGATAGATTGGTCCTTACTGatcaaaagcaaaagacacAAAAACCAATTCTTTGCATTGACTAGGACCCAAGTAAAGAAGGGAAACATTTTAATACTGAGTAAAAAATATCAGACCAACttcatttcttataaataggAAAAGAATCAAAGCCATTGTTTGCcatatttgcacaaaatgGACAAGTTTACTGCTTTGCTGTCCCTCATTGCCTTTGTTTTACTATTTAAACAAAGGCTGAGAGTTAATGGAATTACTGATACAACAAAGGATGACCACTTCATGGGCATACTGGGTGCCATTGTAGATACCAGTTCTCGAATTGGGAAAGAAGAGAGCGTAGCGATGCAGATAGCAGTGGAGGATTTCTTCAAAAAAAGCAATCACGGTTTGGTTTTGAACATCAGAAACTCTAAAGGGGAGCCTTGGCAGGCAGCTCTTGCaggtacctttttttttttttctccacctCTAATTCAACTGTGTTCTTAGCAGAAGTTTGTTATATTTTATCTAAGAAGCGCATAGAGTAATCAATCAAAGATAGCTTACTATATCAGGTTCTTTCAAACTCCCTACCACTGTCTGGTTGTCTTCCTCTTTTAGCCAACAAGGATATCTCATAGGATGCATGATGTAGCACTATTTCTACAACTAgttctttgaatttttgtttgcaAAAGCAAGAACTACATATATGCAATTCCAATGTCCCTTACattgattaaattaaaatgCAGCAAGAGATCTTATTGATACACATCAAGTGCAAGCAATTCTTGGTCCACAAACATGGGAAGAGGTATCGTTAGTCGCTGAGATTGGAACTCAGAGTCATATTCCGATTGTTTCTTTAGCTGATGCAACTCCAAAGTGGGAAACCGAGCTGTGGACCTTTCTAGTTCAAGCTTCACCAAACCAATTAAAGCAAATGGAAGCCATAGCAGCAATGATTCAATCTTGGGAGTGGCATCAAGTCTATATACGAAGAAAAAGACTTTGCAGCTACAGCAGTTTTAAGCCATCTCTCTAATGCTCTTAAAGAAGTAGGCGCAGAAATTAGCCATTATGTAGCTCTCCCATCTTTAGCTTCATCATGGTCAGAGCATCTTGAGAGACTTAAGATCAGCCAAAATAGAGTGTTTGTGGTCCACTTGTCCTTGCCATTGGCAATTGAGCTATTTGAGAAGgcaaaaagaatgaaaatggtGGAAAAGGATTGTGTATGGATCATTACTGATCCCTTTGCAAGCCTTGTCCTTTCCTTGAATGCCTCCACCATCTCCTCAATGCAAGGAATTGTTGGAGTAAAGAGCTACATCCCCAAAAATGAACCCCATTTTCGGGATTTTCACAATAAATTTTGTCAGCGGTTTAGTTTAGGGTATCCTGAAGAGGACAACCATGAACCAAGCATTTTTGCAGCGCAGGCTTATGATGCAGCATGGACTGTGGCTCTTGCAATGAGGGAGAAGAAGCAGGGAAGGCAGCAAATTTTATCAAACATTTTGCAAAGTGATTGTCATGGCTTAAGCGGGAAGATTCAGTTTACCGACCAAACGATATCTCCAGCACATACATTTCAGATCATCAATGTGATGGGAGAGAGCTACATAGAACTTGGTTTCTGGTCAGATGGACTAGGTTTCTCGCAGACTATTGGTGAAAGTGCTACCTTTAGCTCTTCCATGAATGGCTTGGGGCAAGTATTTTGGCCAGGGAGGGCTCGGGATACGCCAAAAGGATGGAGTCCACCAACAAGTGCCAATCCACTTAAAATTGGAGTGCCAACCAGAGCAACATTCAAACAATATTTGAAGGTGGAAGTGCAACAAGATTACTCGGGAAATAACATCTCTTTCTCTTATAAAGGACTTGCCATTGATCTCTTTACAGCCTCTTTACAAGAATTGCCATTTGATTTGCCGTACAAATTTGTTCCCTTCAATGGAACATTTGATGCTTTAATTAGTAGAGCAAATTCATTTAAAGGTAAGAGGTTGATTGCAGGATTATATACATTGTCAAACAAATGATACTAATCACAATtgcttttttcaattttgaatggATTGAAGCAGAAGTTTGATGCAGCAGTTGGTAGTATAGCTATAGTAGCCAAGAGATATCAGCATGCAGAATTTACAGTTCCCTACACTGAACCCGGAATGGTAATGATAGTACCCGTTCGGACACGAAAGAAAGCATGGTTATTCATAAAGCCATTCACAAACGCAATGTGGGTTATAATAGGAGTCACAAGTATCTACAATGGCTTTGTCATATGGTTGATAGAGCGAAACAACTGCCCTGAACTCAAAGGCTCCATCTCAAAACAAATAGGGACCATGATTTGGTTAGCCTTTAGCACTCTCTTCTCCTTAAATGGTAAGAACAAAACTTATTTATCTTCATTCGAGAATCTCTTCACAAGCTTTAACTTTGAAGCTTATCTCAAAGCATCGATTAGTTGTCTCTTTTGATTAACTTTTGTTGATTGATTGAACTAAGGGAACAAGTTTAGTAGCAATTTGTCGCGGATTACAATGGTTGTGTGGCTGTTCATGGCGCTAGTTATCACGCAGACTTACACAGCTAACCTTGCGAGTTTGCTGACAGTATCAAAGCTTGAACCGACTGTAGTTGATGTAGCGTCACTGTAAAATAGCAATGCCATGGTTGGTTGTTCTGGAGTATCCTATATTTGGAAATATCTGCAGGAAGTGTTGCTCTTCCATCCCAACAACATCAAGAATTTCTCCTCCGGTGATCAGTATGCTCCAGCCTTTAGAAGCAAAGAAATTTCAGCCATTTTTCTTGATCGTGCTTTGGCCAAAGTCTTCCTTGCAGAAAACTGCAAAAGCTTTACCATGACTGGGCCTACATACAAAAATGGAGGATTTGGATTTGTAACTTTCTATCTTAGAAGTTTTTTCATTTGCACTATTTAGTACACATTTCTACAACAAAATGCATGATGTGATTTAATGAACTTCTTGCTTGTGCTGCAGGCTTTTCCAAGGGGATCTCAATTGCTTCCTAGTGTAAGTCAAGCAATGCTCAAGGTATCCGAAAGTGGTAAGCTTCAAGATTTAGAGAATGCCATGCTTGCATCTGAGAAGTGCACAGACATAGAACCAGATGATGAACCTCTTAGTCTTAGTCTTAGCCCCAGTTACTTTTGGGTGTTATTCGTTTTCACGGGAGGCACATCTTCGATGGCTCTTGCGATCTACATCTTTCGTGCATGCATTTCTGTGTCTGAACATAAAGCTATCTGGAAGTTAATGATGGCTGTAATGAAACAGTGGTGGAATAAAAAGAGACGGTTCTCAAGAAGAGTAAGTGAAATTGCAGAAAGTACTCCTGGAAATCCTCCAAATGCATCTAACTCGCAATCTGGTGAAGTCTAGCCATTGTAAGGCCATTGCCAAGAAATTATGAACATATTCTCAAATATTTCACTGACATCAGAACAAGTACACAATGTTGCATAGAAATTGATGTTCCGCTTACATTCAAATTAAGAGTAGTGATGTGCCTTGATAAACACAAcatttttggttgaaaaagtTGATTTGGGGTGTAACCTTATACAGTTGTATTTAAAGCATATATGCAGTTGCCTAACCTTAAATTTCGAGGTTGATGAATCAAATTGAACACGAAATAATTCGGGTTAGTgtgaatttatttgttatgATTCAACAGGTGGGATTAAAATCTAATCTTAAAAGCACATCAAATTATTAGACccaagggaaaagaaaatcacACAAAAGGATACAACAATCAGATATAGTGGacaattcttcttcaatgACTCTTGTGCAAGTGATGGTGGCTTCACAAGTCAAGTTTGGACTTAAATCATAACTGTCAAAGGCATGAGGTCAGtcctaatataaaatacaagAAGGGCCAAATCccttaaaaccctaaaataacTCATGTTTATTCATATTTAAGGTTTTAGTCATATTTGAGGAAATACATtaaaagtaaagtaaatttaggttttaaccacaaaaaaactttcacttttggaaaaagccaaagttttttcaaaaaagacaaaaaaacttCTTAACTTTTAAATCAAAAACATGCAAataggattccttaggaaatccaaaaataaataagggcaattttgtccattttggcttcttttaaaaaatttctctctcctttgggcttttccaaagtatGGCAAAACATTTCTATTTGCAAGAACTGATGACTTGGAACAATTCAAAGACCCATGATTTTCTAAACTTTCAACAGTTTAGACCAACAGGTACTTAGAACCCTATTTTCAAAACTTGCAATAGTTTAGaccattattttgttatttttgtatgTATCTTGTCTTCTTCATAAACGTTACAATCCAAAGAACATGAACTTGAATGCCAAGGCAACGGTGCTTGTTCAAACATGAAAAAGAATAGCTTTCAAAATGAACATGTCTAAGTAGGACTTATTTTTTATCTACTTAActgcatatatatgtatatatatatagatctTACTAGAAACTGATCAAGTAGTCATTCTACGTTCAACCGTACTATGTATAATTGATGTTGACCTGCTTGGAAATTTAAGTAAACGATTTAATTGCTGTTAATTTACAGCGACTATGACTTGAAAGTGGACCCAAGTTCAAATCCCCCTCCCTATTGATCACGAAAAGAAATTGCTAATTCACGGCATTATTACTATctcatctttgtttttgtcttgTTAATGACCAGGAAAGTAAACCATAATTGCTGAACACCACACATTCTGCAGAGAGATTTGATCCTTAgtgatcaaaagaaaaagacaggAAAGAC belongs to Prunus persica cultivar Lovell chromosome G4, Prunus_persica_NCBIv2, whole genome shotgun sequence and includes:
- the LOC18780247 gene encoding glutamate receptor 2.8, with translation MAFGRANKPENEPRMGIIGAIIDNSSRIGKEERVAIEMAVDDFHATGNQRLALHIRNSQREDPLQAALAARDLIDGQQVQAILGPHTWEETSLVVKVGSETHTPIVSFAEATPKWATELWPFLVQASRDRLKQMEAIADIVQSWEWHRVTVIYQDRDSLANEVLPHLSYALRQVGAEISHLVALQPFASSSLIEELEKIQKDQCRVFVVHLSVPLAAQLFEKAKEMKMMEKDYVWITTDPITSLVNSFNASSISSMQGIIGVKSYFPESGNQFQDFYHTFCRRFRSEHPEEGNNEPGIFAAQAYDAARAVALASTEGSKGRKLLAKLLRSDFHGLSGRIKFTEQNLAPQHVFQIINVVGRSYRELGYWSDGTRFSKTIGEVAINYPSMKDLGPVVWPGEPWYTPKGWTVPIQATTLRIGVPNGSTFKEYVNVEKDSFRNNLSFTGLAIDLFKATLEELPYHLPYELCPFNGGYDSLVEQIHLHKFDAVVGDVAIVSQRYEHAEFTHPYTEAGLVMIVPVMSKTCNKAWLFMRPFTKPMWVLIGAINVYNGFVVWLIERNHCSELKGSVLNQIGSLIWLSFTTLFSLHGGKLHSNLSRMTMVVWLFMALIITQTYTANLASMLTVQQLEPTITDVDALRQSNAMVGYCKGSFVSAYLREVLGIHNIKQFDSVEEYAEALKSEVIAAAFIEAPLAKIFLRKYCKVFMEAGPTFKVGGFGFVFPRGSPLVPEVTEAMLKVTESGKLRDLENSMLASLKCLDLDAQKDNGDQSLSPNSFWVLFVFTGGTSTTALVVYTFFIHKSVAECKTNWTIMLAAMKKWGNPNRRFSRRDSDTNAESPAIAPNASALQAQV